The following proteins come from a genomic window of Bacteroidota bacterium:
- a CDS encoding T9SS type A sorting domain-containing protein, with the protein MKIRLLSFFLVLISCANAQIVITTSNVPASGDTARMSLASVIALTTNTSLTSYTATGANFTWNFDSLKPVGQIMREFKPANAYGYFLSTGYAEKTDDTLDLFIAQLNNVCDIYKKNTNGFYMDAWGITYSGFPFPVSYSKKDSIYKFPLNYLDRDSTNFALSTPSSSLMPFGFKKHGHRITEVDGWGTIKTPFGMEPCLRVITTQYSIDSIKANIPVGTFTLPINIGYPNYVRKYQWLTLTEHVPYLEITGTVALNNFIPNEVRYRDMIRSFTGIKESPSTQMALAIYPNPATNQINFIIPSQGEFEISIMDMQGRIISKHKFDNRNSINQNSINIEALAQGIYSGRITNGNAVQNFKFVKE; encoded by the coding sequence ATGAAAATACGTTTACTTTCTTTCTTTCTTGTATTAATTTCTTGTGCTAACGCACAGATTGTAATTACAACCAGTAATGTTCCTGCCAGCGGCGACACTGCGCGCATGTCATTAGCTTCAGTAATAGCTTTAACAACCAACACTTCTTTAACCAGTTATACAGCTACGGGGGCTAATTTTACCTGGAATTTTGACTCGTTAAAGCCTGTAGGTCAGATTATGCGTGAGTTTAAACCCGCTAACGCTTATGGTTATTTTCTGTCGACCGGTTACGCCGAAAAAACAGACGATACCCTGGATTTATTCATAGCGCAATTAAATAACGTTTGTGATATTTATAAGAAAAACACCAACGGTTTTTATATGGATGCCTGGGGAATTACATACTCCGGTTTCCCTTTTCCAGTTTCTTATAGTAAGAAGGACTCCATTTACAAATTCCCATTAAATTATTTAGACCGCGATTCAACAAATTTCGCATTATCTACACCATCAAGTTCTTTGATGCCATTTGGATTTAAAAAACACGGACACCGCATAACGGAAGTTGATGGATGGGGAACCATTAAAACACCATTTGGCATGGAGCCTTGCTTACGTGTAATCACCACTCAATATTCTATAGATAGTATTAAGGCGAACATTCCGGTTGGAACATTCACCTTACCAATAAATATCGGATACCCAAATTATGTAAGGAAATATCAGTGGTTAACTTTAACGGAGCACGTGCCTTATTTAGAAATTACCGGTACAGTCGCACTGAATAATTTTATACCGAATGAAGTACGTTACCGTGATATGATTCGTTCGTTTACCGGAATTAAAGAATCCCCTTCTACACAAATGGCATTGGCTATTTATCCTAATCCTGCTACCAATCAGATTAATTTTATTATTCCATCACAGGGTGAGTTCGAAATCTCGATTATGGATATGCAAGGACGAATAATTTCAAAACACAAGTTTGATAACAGAAACAGCATCAATCAAAACTCCATAAATATTGAGGCTTTAGCGCAGGGTATATATTCGGGCAGGATTACCAACGGCAATGCTGTTCAAAACTTTAAATTTGTAAAGGAATAA
- the rnhA gene encoding ribonuclease HI, whose translation MTNGKIHIYTDGAASGNPGPGGYGIVMLFNQHRKEVSEGFRLTTNNRMELLSVIEALSMIKNKDYEVVVHSDSKYVVDAINLKWIDNWIKIGFKNKANVDLWLRFLDIYNPKKMKFVWVKGHASNKENNRCDELAVAAYKQKNLKIDEGYEASKGELL comes from the coding sequence TTGACAAACGGTAAAATACATATCTATACAGATGGCGCTGCCAGTGGCAATCCCGGTCCCGGCGGATACGGAATTGTCATGCTGTTTAATCAACACCGCAAAGAAGTGTCGGAAGGCTTTCGGTTAACAACCAATAACCGAATGGAACTCTTATCGGTAATTGAGGCCTTAAGTATGATAAAGAATAAAGACTATGAGGTTGTTGTGCATTCAGATTCTAAATATGTAGTGGATGCTATAAACTTAAAGTGGATAGATAATTGGATTAAAATTGGTTTTAAAAATAAAGCCAATGTGGATTTGTGGTTACGCTTTTTAGACATCTATAACCCTAAGAAAATGAAATTTGTCTGGGTGAAGGGACATGCCAGCAACAAGGAAAATAATCGTTGCGATGAATTAGCAGTAGCAGCCTATAAACAAAAAAACCTCAAAATAGATGAGGGTTATGAAGCAAGTAAAGGAGAATTGTTGTAA